The proteins below come from a single Methermicoccus shengliensis DSM 18856 genomic window:
- a CDS encoding DUF5320 domain-containing protein, which translates to MDMPGLDRTGPLGLGPMTGRGLGLCLTGVDPKKRLEVVEKRLEKMEEEAPEEYKERIKAMREEVSRMKEEGTYTWPLPMGLGWGRGLGRRCRWLGGLGMAWRRGWR; encoded by the coding sequence ATGGATATGCCGGGACTGGACAGAACTGGACCGCTTGGTCTTGGCCCCATGACTGGAAGGGGGCTGGGCCTGTGTCTCACGGGCGTGGACCCGAAAAAGAGGCTCGAAGTGGTCGAGAAGCGACTCGAGAAAATGGAAGAGGAGGCTCCAGAAGAGTATAAAGAACGGATAAAGGCAATGCGGGAGGAAGTGTCCCGCATGAAAGAAGAAGGGACGTACACGTGGCCACTCCCCATGGGCCTTGGATGGGGACGTGGCCTCGGTCGCCGGTGCCGGTGGCTCGGAGGTCTCGGAATGGCGTGGAGAAGAGGATGGCGCTAA
- a CDS encoding nucleotide-binding protein: protein MKIAVASGKGGTGKTMVAVSLAEVAEEVWLVDCDVDAPNAHLFYPCKCEDEVTERVSVEVPRVSDEACTRCGMCADACMFGAIAVLSHRVLTFPELCISCGACQIACPTGAVRLEKRNVGTISRTSPRAGLTVLSGRLDVGEPRAVPVIERMKLMLDDASPELAVLDCPPGTSCPVVHALEDVDFCVLVAEPTKGGIHDLALSLELVSLLDVPSGVVLNKCINKCINKCIDHDAPERLCASVPVLMEIPYDDGIARLCSAGIPLAHIPRWRERFESLLSRIEREVSA, encoded by the coding sequence ATGAAGATAGCAGTTGCCAGTGGCAAGGGAGGCACTGGCAAGACGATGGTCGCCGTGAGCCTCGCAGAGGTGGCAGAAGAGGTGTGGCTGGTGGACTGTGATGTGGACGCCCCGAATGCCCACCTCTTCTACCCATGCAAATGCGAGGATGAGGTGACTGAGCGCGTGAGCGTGGAGGTTCCACGGGTCAGCGATGAGGCGTGCACGCGGTGTGGCATGTGCGCAGATGCGTGCATGTTCGGGGCAATAGCGGTGCTCTCCCACAGGGTGCTCACCTTTCCAGAGCTGTGCATATCGTGCGGTGCGTGCCAGATTGCGTGCCCCACGGGAGCGGTTCGCCTCGAAAAGAGGAATGTGGGCACAATATCCCGCACGAGCCCACGAGCAGGGCTCACGGTGCTCTCTGGAAGGCTCGATGTGGGCGAGCCAAGGGCGGTGCCCGTAATCGAGAGGATGAAGCTCATGCTCGATGATGCGAGCCCAGAGCTGGCAGTGCTGGACTGCCCTCCGGGCACCTCGTGTCCCGTGGTGCACGCCCTCGAGGACGTGGACTTCTGTGTGCTCGTGGCAGAGCCCACGAAAGGGGGCATTCACGACCTCGCCCTCTCGCTCGAGCTGGTATCGCTGCTCGACGTGCCCTCTGGGGTGGTGCTCAACAAGTGCATCAACAAGTGCATCAACAAGTGCATCGACCACGATGCGCCAGAGAGGCTGTGTGCCAGCGTCCCCGTGCTCATGGAGATTCCATACGACGACGGGATTGCGAGGCTGTGCTCTGCTGGCATTCCGCTCGCACACATCCCGCGCTGGAGGGAGCGGTTTGAGTCCCTGCTCTCTCGCATTGAACGGGAGGTGAGCGCATGA
- a CDS encoding ATP-binding protein, with amino-acid sequence MRQLAVISGKGGTGKTMLTTALALCAKDVVMADCDVEAPNLHMMLDAQPVDEEPFYGLDVAVIEDTCTRCGMCADACRFGAITDALSIDPIKCEGCGMCALVCPSDAIHLERRMSGTVVLSSTRWGGLVYAMLKPGESASGRLVATVRKRALEMADGGTVLIDGPPGSSCPTISTLTGVQLALVVCEPTLSALSDMKRVLALADQLHVKGAVCINKCGLNDAIESKIEAFCVERGIDVVGRVPYEKSLFEAYARGHCVDAIQRHLIEQAKDIWRYFERTLRER; translated from the coding sequence ATGAGACAGCTCGCAGTGATAAGCGGCAAGGGGGGAACGGGAAAGACGATGCTCACCACCGCCCTCGCCCTGTGTGCAAAAGATGTGGTGATGGCAGACTGCGACGTGGAGGCTCCAAACCTTCACATGATGCTCGATGCACAGCCAGTGGACGAGGAGCCCTTCTATGGGCTCGATGTGGCGGTGATTGAAGATACATGCACGCGGTGTGGCATGTGCGCCGATGCATGCAGGTTTGGGGCGATTACCGATGCCCTCTCCATCGACCCCATAAAGTGCGAGGGGTGCGGCATGTGTGCTCTCGTGTGCCCCAGCGATGCCATTCATCTCGAAAGGCGGATGTCTGGAACGGTGGTGCTATCCAGCACACGCTGGGGAGGGCTGGTGTATGCCATGCTGAAGCCGGGCGAGAGTGCCTCTGGCAGGCTGGTCGCCACCGTGAGGAAGAGGGCACTCGAGATGGCGGATGGCGGCACGGTGCTCATCGATGGTCCCCCCGGCTCGTCGTGCCCCACGATATCCACGCTCACTGGGGTGCAGCTCGCCCTCGTGGTGTGCGAGCCCACGCTCTCCGCGCTCTCCGACATGAAGAGGGTGCTCGCGCTCGCAGACCAGCTTCACGTAAAGGGGGCGGTGTGCATCAACAAGTGTGGTCTCAACGATGCGATAGAGAGCAAGATAGAGGCGTTCTGCGTGGAGAGGGGCATAGACGTGGTGGGCAGGGTGCCATACGAGAAGAGCCTGTTCGAGGCATATGCCCGTGGGCACTGTGTGGATGCCATACAAAGACACCTCATCGAGCAGGCAAAGGACATCTGGAGATACTTTGAGAGAACTTTGAGAGAGAGGTGA
- a CDS encoding NifB/NifX family molybdenum-iron cluster-binding protein, with product MRIGIATDGAYVSPHFGHCATYTLVDVDESGVVRMWRVESPEHRPNFLPRWLKEQGVDVVISGGMGPKAISLFTSLGIEPIVGVSGRVEDVLDAFLEGRLSTGGNACEHGHHCHHE from the coding sequence ATGAGAATAGGCATAGCAACCGATGGAGCATACGTGTCCCCACACTTTGGGCACTGCGCCACGTACACGCTCGTCGATGTGGACGAGAGTGGAGTGGTGAGGATGTGGCGGGTAGAGAGCCCAGAGCACAGACCGAACTTTCTCCCCCGCTGGCTCAAGGAGCAGGGGGTGGACGTGGTGATATCAGGGGGCATGGGCCCCAAGGCGATATCGCTGTTCACATCGCTCGGGATAGAGCCCATCGTGGGGGTATCGGGCAGGGTGGAGGACGTGCTCGATGCATTCCTCGAGGGACGGCTGAGCACGGGCGGCAATGCATGCGAGCACGGACACCACTGTCATCACGAGTGA
- a CDS encoding DUF134 domain-containing protein, whose amino-acid sequence MRRRGRPRCPRRIGMHPHTTLFKPAGTPSYTLEFVELSLDELETLRLVDLLGMEQEEAARQMGITRKSLWIDLKRARKKVAEALTQGKGIRIQCE is encoded by the coding sequence ATGCGAAGAAGGGGCAGGCCCAGATGTCCGAGAAGGATTGGAATGCACCCCCACACGACGCTGTTCAAGCCCGCTGGCACACCCTCGTACACGCTCGAGTTCGTGGAGCTCTCGCTGGACGAGCTCGAGACTCTGAGACTCGTTGACCTGCTGGGGATGGAGCAGGAGGAGGCAGCACGTCAGATGGGCATCACGCGAAAGAGCCTGTGGATTGACCTCAAGCGGGCGAGAAAAAAGGTGGCAGAGGCCCTCACTCAGGGCAAGGGCATCCGCATTCAATGCGAGTAG
- the feoB gene encoding ferrous iron transport protein B, which produces MRPRVALIGNPNVGKTVVFNALTGARQRVGNWPGVTVERKEGRSFVDGKELDVIDLPGVYTMITRSIDERIAREFILEGNPDVVVDIVDASNLERNLYLTLQLLEVGANVVVALNKMDVARARGLEIDSDALSRMLGVPVVEMVATRGEGIERLKRAVLELARDKYGQEAHKAELVLGGDDVYELAHRRYELIGEILSQCVRQRDKGKWSTTEMLDRVLLHRYLGIPIFLVLMWGMFQFAFGVATPFMDAIDLFFTSLGSVLAAHIANEHLRSLLVDGIIGGLGFILVFVPNIFLLFFAISLMEDSGYIARAAFVMDRAMRRLGLHGKSFIPMLMGFGCNVPAIMATRTIESDRDRIITILVLPLMSCSARLPVYVLLAGAFFAHMAGTVIFSLYILGIVLAVLMALVFRKVLFRGEPSPFILELPSYQTPTLRSAVLKMWERGKLFITKAGTVLLLGALVMWFASTHPWGCSIEESYAAMVGHALAFVFAPLGFDWRGGVALLMGILAKEVVVGTFAVLYGVDEGTLAQTLSTAMTPLTAYAFMVFTLIYLPCIATVGVIKRELGSWRWALFATLWPMGLAYLSALVVVGAGHLLGFE; this is translated from the coding sequence ATGAGGCCAAGGGTGGCGCTCATCGGCAACCCAAATGTGGGCAAGACCGTGGTGTTCAACGCCCTCACTGGTGCGAGGCAGAGGGTGGGCAACTGGCCGGGTGTGACCGTGGAGAGAAAGGAGGGTCGCTCTTTCGTGGACGGCAAAGAGCTCGATGTCATCGACCTTCCGGGCGTGTACACCATGATCACCCGCTCCATCGACGAGCGAATAGCCCGGGAGTTCATTCTGGAGGGAAATCCAGATGTGGTGGTGGACATCGTGGACGCCTCGAACCTCGAGCGCAACCTGTACCTCACCCTCCAGCTGCTCGAGGTGGGTGCGAACGTGGTCGTGGCGCTCAACAAGATGGATGTGGCGAGGGCGAGGGGGCTTGAGATAGATTCCGATGCGCTCTCGAGGATGCTGGGCGTTCCCGTAGTGGAGATGGTCGCCACGAGGGGCGAGGGCATCGAGCGGCTAAAGAGGGCGGTGCTCGAGCTGGCTCGGGATAAATACGGACAAGAGGCACACAAAGCCGAGCTTGTGCTCGGTGGCGATGATGTGTACGAGCTTGCCCACAGGCGGTACGAGCTGATAGGCGAGATACTGAGCCAGTGCGTTCGCCAGAGGGACAAGGGGAAGTGGAGCACCACCGAGATGCTCGACCGCGTGCTTCTGCACAGGTATCTCGGCATCCCCATCTTCCTCGTGCTGATGTGGGGGATGTTTCAGTTCGCCTTTGGCGTGGCGACCCCGTTCATGGACGCCATCGACCTGTTCTTCACGTCCCTCGGCAGTGTGCTCGCTGCGCACATCGCGAACGAGCACCTTCGCTCCCTGCTCGTGGACGGCATCATCGGTGGTCTGGGGTTCATACTGGTGTTCGTGCCCAACATCTTTCTGCTGTTCTTTGCCATCTCGCTGATGGAGGACAGCGGATACATAGCCCGTGCTGCGTTCGTGATGGACAGGGCGATGAGGAGGCTCGGGCTGCACGGCAAGTCCTTTATTCCGATGCTCATGGGGTTTGGATGCAACGTGCCCGCCATCATGGCGACGAGAACAATCGAGTCCGACAGGGACAGGATAATCACGATACTGGTGTTGCCGCTCATGTCGTGCAGTGCTCGGCTTCCAGTGTACGTGCTGCTGGCTGGCGCATTCTTTGCGCACATGGCGGGGACGGTGATATTCTCGCTCTACATCCTCGGCATCGTGCTCGCGGTGCTCATGGCACTGGTGTTCAGAAAGGTGCTCTTTCGGGGAGAGCCATCTCCCTTCATACTCGAGCTTCCGTCATACCAGACGCCCACGCTCAGAAGTGCGGTGCTGAAGATGTGGGAGAGGGGGAAGCTGTTCATCACGAAGGCAGGGACTGTGCTGCTCCTTGGGGCGCTCGTGATGTGGTTTGCCTCTACCCATCCATGGGGCTGTTCAATCGAGGAGTCGTATGCCGCCATGGTGGGCCACGCCCTCGCATTCGTGTTCGCCCCACTGGGCTTTGACTGGAGGGGCGGGGTCGCCCTGCTCATGGGCATACTGGCAAAGGAGGTCGTGGTCGGCACGTTTGCGGTGCTGTACGGCGTGGACGAGGGCACGCTCGCCCAGACGCTGAGCACCGCGATGACGCCCCTCACCGCATACGCCTTCATGGTGTTCACCCTCATCTACCTGCCATGCATCGCCACGGTCGGTGTGATAAAGCGCGAGCTCGGCTCGTGGAGGTGGGCACTCTTTGCCACCCTCTGGCCCATGGGGCTCGCCTATCTCTCGGCGCTCGTGGTGGTTGGGGCAGGTCATCTTCTGGGGTTTGAGTGA
- a CDS encoding FeoA family protein, whose amino-acid sequence MRSERGRRRMGRRRGHCRGAIALCDGRAGSECVVVDIEGDEAIRRRLYEMGFTPSSVVRVIASLGEGSVLVEVRGSRVGLSGSIATSVRVRSVAE is encoded by the coding sequence ATGAGGTCAGAGAGGGGAAGAAGGCGCATGGGGAGGCGCAGAGGGCACTGTCGAGGTGCCATTGCGCTGTGCGATGGACGGGCTGGAAGCGAGTGCGTGGTCGTGGATATAGAGGGCGATGAGGCCATCCGAAGAAGGCTCTATGAGATGGGCTTTACTCCCTCCTCGGTTGTGAGGGTTATCGCCTCCCTTGGAGAGGGGTCGGTGCTCGTGGAGGTCAGGGGCTCGAGGGTGGGGCTGAGCGGCTCGATAGCCACCAGCGTGCGTGTTAGGAGCGTGGCAGAATGA
- a CDS encoding FeoA family protein: MHMEITLDELSAGQSGRITRLEGEPELRMRLMDMGLVRGTEVRVVRVAPLGDPVEFELRGYRLTLRGEDARCVWIDVGERL, from the coding sequence ATGCACATGGAAATTACTCTGGATGAGCTGAGTGCTGGACAGTCGGGCAGGATAACGAGGCTCGAGGGAGAGCCCGAGCTGAGGATGAGGCTGATGGACATGGGGCTCGTTAGGGGAACCGAGGTGCGCGTGGTCAGGGTCGCCCCCCTTGGAGACCCAGTGGAATTTGAGCTGAGGGGCTATCGGCTCACCCTCAGGGGAGAGGATGCGAGGTGCGTATGGATAGACGTAGGTGAGAGGCTATGA
- a CDS encoding DUF2283 domain-containing protein, with protein MKIKYDREVDILMIELSDEKIDYAEEAGPMITHFTKDNKPVLIEILDASDFLAELTKISKNIYENYRQRGSRC; from the coding sequence ATGAAGATAAAATATGACAGAGAAGTGGATATACTCATGATAGAACTTTCAGATGAAAAGATTGATTACGCTGAGGAGGCTGGACCTATGATAACCCATTTTACAAAGGATAATAAGCCAGTATTGATAGAAATTCTTGATGCAAGTGATTTTCTTGCTGAGCTGACAAAAATATCAAAAAATATCTATGAAAACTACAGGCAAAGAGGCAGTAGATGTTAA
- a CDS encoding type II toxin-antitoxin system VapC family toxin: MTMLFDASAIINLCSRGEVEKLEGYTSTLAIYEIGNAIWKQAYQRRKISIEEGIIALDVLYEILENLKKLEVGDPREVLKIAVDEGLTFYDASYLHLAVKNNLTFVTDDDKLYRTAEKYIRVLKSKEL, encoded by the coding sequence ATGACCATGCTCTTTGACGCTTCAGCCATAATAAACCTCTGCAGCAGAGGAGAGGTGGAAAAGCTCGAAGGCTACACCTCCACCCTGGCAATTTACGAAATTGGAAATGCAATCTGGAAGCAGGCTTATCAAAGAAGAAAAATCAGCATAGAAGAGGGCATAATAGCTCTGGATGTACTGTACGAAATTCTCGAAAATCTGAAAAAGCTTGAGGTGGGCGATCCCAGAGAGGTTCTGAAAATAGCTGTGGATGAGGGTTTAACGTTCTACGACGCTTCTTATCTCCATCTCGCCGTTAAAAACAATTTGACTTTTGTTACAGATGATGATAAGCTTTACAGGACTGCGGAAAAGTATATCAGGGTTTTGAAAAGCAAAGAGCTATAG
- a CDS encoding ABC transporter ATP-binding protein codes for MRLKVRGITFGYTSTPTLDDIAMEVDTSEILSIVGPNGAGKTTLLRCIDRIVSPQRGCILLDGRDVRKMDRREVARQLAYVPQTAPHAFPHTVFDSVLLGRRPHVQWHTTDEDIEKVIEVIQRLNIEHLALREFNELSGGERQKVMIARALVQEPEVLLLDEPNSNLDIRHQLELMEIIRKLANEEGMAVVVAIHDLNLAARYSDRIVIMKGGRIVGAGSPREVLTEEKIREVYGVEARVLDVDGNPHVIVCGVA; via the coding sequence GTGAGGCTCAAGGTGCGGGGCATTACGTTCGGCTATACGAGCACGCCGACCCTCGATGATATAGCGATGGAGGTGGACACCTCGGAGATACTGAGCATCGTGGGTCCCAATGGTGCGGGCAAGACCACACTGCTGAGGTGCATAGACCGGATTGTGAGCCCACAGAGGGGGTGCATACTGCTGGATGGAAGGGACGTGAGGAAGATGGATAGAAGAGAGGTCGCAAGACAGCTCGCATATGTGCCCCAGACCGCACCCCACGCATTTCCACACACGGTGTTCGATAGTGTGCTCCTGGGAAGAAGGCCACACGTGCAGTGGCACACCACCGATGAGGACATCGAGAAGGTGATAGAGGTGATACAGAGGCTCAACATCGAGCACCTCGCGCTGCGGGAGTTCAACGAGCTCTCTGGGGGGGAGAGGCAGAAGGTGATGATTGCGAGGGCTCTCGTGCAGGAGCCAGAAGTCCTTCTGCTCGACGAGCCCAACTCAAACCTCGACATCAGACACCAGCTCGAGCTTATGGAGATTATCCGTAAGCTCGCCAACGAGGAGGGCATGGCGGTGGTGGTTGCGATTCACGACCTGAACCTTGCAGCGAGGTACTCTGACAGGATAGTAATCATGAAAGGGGGCAGAATCGTCGGTGCTGGAAGCCCCCGAGAGGTGCTCACAGAGGAGAAAATAAGGGAGGTGTATGGGGTCGAGGCGAGGGTGCTCGATGTGGATGGCAATCCCCACGTGATTGTGTGCGGGGTGGCGTGA
- a CDS encoding FecCD family ABC transporter permease, producing MPSETITKKIELKDQHTKFMGRKILFIFFLLILVLIIAGISATLGSYPISVSEVYSIIFRGIPKILQNADFIISHGINEFFRTYFTTQEVVVWNLRLPRILMGIVAGAGLAVAGTVMQGILRNPLASPYTLGIASAAAFGASLAIVLGAGFVGERYIIITNAFVFALFASFLVYGLARYKEATPETMILAGIAMMYLFSAMTSLLQYLGSAEEVQEVVFWMFGNLEGRASWANVIIISLVLVACVPYLLWKSWDLNAMGAGDESAKSLGVEVERVRIICMLVASLITATIICFTGTIGFIGLVCPHMTRMVIGGDHRFLLPASGVLGAAVLLGADAVARTVAAPQIVPVGIMTSFLGVPLFVYLLLRKGRRYW from the coding sequence ATGCCATCAGAAACCATAACTAAAAAAATAGAATTGAAAGACCAACATACAAAGTTCATGGGGAGGAAAATATTGTTCATATTTTTCCTCCTCATCTTGGTGCTCATCATCGCTGGCATATCCGCAACGCTCGGCTCTTACCCCATATCGGTCTCTGAGGTCTATTCAATAATCTTCCGTGGTATTCCTAAGATTCTTCAAAATGCTGACTTTATCATCTCTCATGGCATTAATGAATTTTTCCGTACGTATTTTACAACTCAGGAGGTCGTCGTCTGGAACTTGAGGCTACCTCGCATCCTGATGGGTATCGTCGCTGGTGCTGGGCTCGCCGTGGCGGGAACGGTGATGCAGGGAATACTCAGAAATCCACTCGCAAGCCCCTATACCCTCGGTATAGCATCAGCCGCAGCATTTGGTGCATCTCTGGCGATAGTGCTTGGCGCAGGCTTTGTTGGGGAGAGGTATATAATAATAACGAACGCCTTCGTGTTCGCCTTATTTGCTTCATTCCTCGTCTATGGCCTGGCAAGATATAAGGAAGCAACACCTGAGACGATGATACTCGCTGGAATCGCCATGATGTATCTCTTCTCTGCGATGACGTCGCTGCTGCAGTACCTCGGCAGTGCAGAGGAGGTACAGGAGGTGGTGTTCTGGATGTTCGGAAACTTGGAGGGGAGGGCATCTTGGGCGAATGTAATTATCATTTCTCTCGTGCTGGTAGCTTGTGTTCCTTACCTTCTCTGGAAGTCGTGGGACCTCAATGCGATGGGTGCTGGTGATGAGAGTGCAAAGAGCCTGGGGGTGGAGGTCGAGCGAGTGCGCATCATCTGCATGCTCGTGGCATCGCTGATAACTGCGACCATCATATGCTTCACCGGCACGATCGGCTTCATAGGGCTGGTGTGCCCCCATATGACGAGAATGGTCATAGGTGGAGATCATCGTTTTCTCCTTCCTGCTTCTGGCGTCTTAGGAGCAGCTGTTCTCCTTGGAGCAGACGCGGTGGCAAGGACTGTGGCGGCTCCCCAGATCGTTCCCGTTGGCATCATGACGTCCTTTCTTGGCGTTCCCCTGTTTGTGTACCTTCTGCTGCGAAAGGGGAGGAGATACTGGTGA
- a CDS encoding radical SAM protein, translating to MREKMDFEGILRRAKKEEITREEALYLFQKTQSWDRALQLFETASKVRDEEAGGVCKLMGFICCITHCTVDPVCKYCFRWASEKSFAPEAVLNSEELASAVSAIEERGIKRVELGGGTLQGEEGRATTLSAVEVARKASNLELWINNGPSFREDDVFKFKELGVKGIACNFETINENVFRDLRPGDSFEHRKKIVEATEKAELGIDNTLMIGLGEQWDQNHPYSDWVDFLFYFKRFNNFEILEAHPFRPIKGSPTQDYPPGSSFEAAKAKAIGRLIFRDIDIAGADDTIGLMAGANLIMHCLPVVRKTRMSMRPGGGEYVKMEEISDTLVLVDNLPIVTRTPVELGLEIEL from the coding sequence GTGAGAGAAAAGATGGACTTTGAGGGGATATTGAGGAGAGCAAAAAAGGAAGAGATAACAAGAGAGGAGGCTTTGTACCTCTTCCAAAAGACCCAGTCATGGGACAGGGCTCTACAGCTATTTGAAACAGCCAGTAAAGTCAGAGACGAGGAGGCTGGAGGGGTATGCAAGCTGATGGGCTTTATATGCTGTATTACGCACTGTACCGTAGACCCTGTATGTAAGTACTGCTTCAGATGGGCTTCAGAAAAGTCCTTCGCGCCTGAAGCAGTTTTGAACTCCGAAGAGCTGGCCAGTGCAGTATCTGCGATAGAGGAAAGAGGTATCAAGCGGGTTGAGCTTGGTGGAGGGACTCTCCAGGGAGAGGAGGGAAGAGCTACAACCCTCAGTGCTGTTGAGGTTGCAAGAAAGGCGAGCAACTTGGAGCTTTGGATAAACAATGGCCCATCATTCAGAGAGGACGATGTTTTCAAGTTTAAGGAATTAGGTGTTAAAGGAATCGCCTGCAACTTTGAAACGATCAATGAAAATGTATTCAGAGACCTCAGACCGGGTGACAGCTTCGAACATCGGAAAAAGATTGTAGAAGCAACGGAAAAGGCCGAACTTGGAATTGATAACACCCTGATGATAGGCTTAGGCGAGCAATGGGATCAGAACCATCCATATTCGGATTGGGTGGATTTCCTGTTTTACTTTAAGCGGTTTAATAACTTTGAAATCTTAGAAGCCCATCCATTTCGACCCATAAAAGGATCTCCTACGCAGGATTATCCCCCGGGCTCTTCTTTTGAGGCGGCAAAAGCCAAGGCGATAGGGAGACTGATTTTCAGGGATATTGATATTGCTGGTGCCGACGATACGATTGGGTTAATGGCAGGTGCCAATCTGATAATGCACTGCTTACCAGTCGTCAGAAAAACGAGGATGAGTATGCGGCCTGGTGGAGGAGAATATGTTAAAATGGAAGAAATCAGCGATACACTGGTATTGGTTGATAATTTACCGATTGTCACCAGGACACCTGTAGAACTTGGGTTGGAAATAGAATTATAG
- a CDS encoding ABC transporter substrate-binding protein, giving the protein MEILELNPDVVIALASPAPIEPVEKLGEVGITAVCVDTIDFDKRANVIMLLGYVLGEKERAREYVEWREEKLGIIRERLKDVAEEDKPKTLFKDTGFRGVFGKDYVMSKTLEMAGMKNICPGRRMEFDPEWVIANNPDIILLGDWESEYVGYKINNSARASEDVKEETEVPGFENITAVKNGDVYEVDYMLLGTRGDIGVFYLAKVAYPEKFKDIDPVEIHREYFENWLRVDYQGIFLYPHTWK; this is encoded by the coding sequence ATGGAGATACTCGAGCTTAATCCGGATGTCGTGATTGCACTTGCCTCTCCAGCGCCCATTGAGCCAGTTGAAAAATTGGGGGAGGTCGGCATCACAGCAGTTTGTGTAGACACTATCGATTTCGATAAACGCGCTAATGTCATAATGCTATTGGGATACGTGCTTGGAGAGAAGGAGAGGGCTCGAGAGTACGTTGAATGGAGAGAGGAGAAGCTGGGCATTATCAGAGAGCGTTTAAAGGACGTGGCTGAAGAGGACAAGCCTAAAACACTCTTTAAAGACACGGGCTTTAGAGGCGTTTTTGGCAAAGACTACGTAATGAGCAAGACCTTGGAGATGGCAGGTATGAAGAATATCTGCCCTGGAAGAAGGATGGAGTTTGATCCAGAGTGGGTCATCGCAAATAACCCAGATATTATTCTTTTAGGGGATTGGGAAAGCGAATACGTGGGCTACAAAATAAATAACTCTGCCAGGGCATCCGAAGATGTAAAAGAGGAAACAGAGGTGCCAGGGTTTGAGAATATTACAGCGGTGAAAAATGGGGATGTGTATGAGGTAGATTACATGTTGCTCGGCACGAGAGGTGACATTGGAGTATTCTACCTCGCCAAGGTAGCCTATCCTGAGAAGTTTAAGGATATTGACCCGGTGGAGATACATAGAGAGTATTTCGAAAATTGGCTTCGCGTGGATTATCAGGGGATTTTCCTTTATCCGCATACTTGGAAGTAA